A single region of the Pristis pectinata isolate sPriPec2 chromosome 25, sPriPec2.1.pri, whole genome shotgun sequence genome encodes:
- the LOC127582855 gene encoding ADP-ribosylation factor 1-like, which produces MGNIMGLIKGLFGKKEMRILMVGLDAAGKTTILYKLKLGEIVTTIPTIGFNVETVEYKNVSFTVWDVGGQDKIRPLWRHYFQNTQGLIFVVDSNDRERINEAREELSRMLAEDELRDAVLLVFANKQDLPNAMNAAEITDKLGLHQICQRAWYIQATCASSGDGLYDGLDWLTGRLSGHK; this is translated from the exons ATGGGAAACATCATGGGACTTATCAAGGGTCTGTTTGGGAAGAAGGAGATGCGCATCCTTATGGTGGGACTGGATGCTGCAGGCAAAACCACAATACTGTATAAACTCAAACTTGGGGAAATTGTGACAACAATCCCTACCATTG GTTTTAATGTGGAGACAGTTGAATACAAGAATGTAAGCTTCACTGTATGGGATGTGGGTGGTCAAGACAAAATTAGACCCCTCTGGCGTCATTATTTCCAGAATACACAAG GTTTAATATTCGTGGTTGACAGCAATGACCGAGAGCGCATcaatgaggcaagggaggagttgTCTCGAATGCTTGCAGAAGATGAACTGAGAGACGCTGTACTACTGGTCTTTGCAAATAAGCAG GATTTGCCTAATGCAATGAATGCTGCAGAAATCACAGATAAATTGGGATTACACCAGATATGCCAAAGAGCTTGGTACATCCAAGCAACATGTGCTTCCAGTGGCGATGGTCTTTATGATGGACTTGATTGGCTGACCGGTCGACTCTCAGGACACAAATGA